The region ACTGGCATTGATAGCACCCTAATGATTTTGCAGAGCCGTCTTAAAGCTCAACCTAACCGCTCTAAAATTGCAGTCATTACTAATTACGGTGATTTACCTCTTGTGGAATGCTATGCCGGACAGTTGAATCAGGTATTCATGAATATTTTGGTAAATGCGATCGATGCACTTGAAGATGCAGAGTCCAGAAATTGCCAGCCAGGATGGCAACCCACCATAACAATTTGCACGGAATTTGTTCCTCAAGATCAACTTTCAGGTACCTCAGGCACACGCTCCTCAAGCCGTCTTCCCTTTATTCGGATTCGCATTGCAGACAATGGTCCTGGCATTCCTGCATCTGTTCAGCAACGTCTATTCGATCCCTTCTTTACAACTAAGCCAATTGGCAAAGGTACAGGGATGGGCTTGTCAATTAGCTATCAAATTGTGACTGAACGGCATGGAGGCATTCTAGAGTGCGTTTCAGAACCCGGAGAAGGAGCGGAGTTTCGGATTGAGATTCCGATTTCCCAATCTACTTCTTAATGCACTGCCCCTCTTTCCTCCTGGCTGCCTTCCTTATTTTCTGCCTGGACTCTGTTTATTGTCTGTTGGTATTTTTGGTGTTTTTGGGTGGCTCAGCAAAGGGATCGATAGTGGGTAAGGTAGTGGGGGCAGTTGGGGTTGCAAGGGGATCAGGAGTGAAGGGCTGCTCGGATAAGGGAACGTTAGCAGAGGGGACTACAGCAATTTCGATAGTTCGTTTAGCGGGGGCACAGCCCTGTACGGAGGCTTCGAGGGTGATTGTATCGTTGACGAGCGATCGCGGGGCTGTGTAAATCGACTGTGGCTCCATCGTGACGCGAGATTCAAACTGTCCGTAGGTTGATCGCCATTGGTAAATCACAGATTTCTCATCAGGATTTTCAACTGAAGCAAGAAAAATACGCTTTTCGCCTGCTGGGACTACGATAGGTAAACCTTTCGGTGCTTGAATTTTTTTGGGAGGTTGCCCTGGTTGGCTACTGGGCTTGAGGACCGTAACATTAACGAGGAGTGTGGTGCAGGTGTTGGTAGGTGGCTGAACTTTGGACAGCGGTTGGATAATTAAATCCCAGGTTCCGTACATCCCAATCCCCACAACCACTAGTGGAAAAACGTAGCGGTTGAGTTGGTCTATCCAGGTTTGCCGTTTGGTCATGGGTGACTGTAAAAATGGGACTGCTTCTATTCTTCACCGCTCTGCCCATTTCTGCCTTATCCTTTCAGCATGTCTCATCATCTCTTTAACCGATGATGAAAACTATTAGTGTTATTAGTTAGTCATTAGTCGCTTGCTTACAAAGTAAGCCGCTGCTAATCCTAGATTTGGGCGAGGAGGGTTGGGGCGGTGAGGGCAAAACAGTTGCACATGTTACGCAGAGGTTTTCTTAGGGAAATTCTGGTCATCTAGCTGGATGTAGTTCAGACAGGCAAGTTGGCACGGGGATCAAAGGTTTCAAGCTGGCGCAGTTTTTCGTAAAGTTCTCGTTCTTGTTCAGAGAGTTCTTTGGGAATGACAATCTGGATTTCGACAATCTGGTCACCGCGATCGCCATTAATGGGATAACCTTTATTAGCCAAGCGTAATCGCTGACCAGAGCGTACTCCGGGCGGAATTGACATTTTCACCAGTCCATCCAGCGTTGGTACTTCAATGGAACCACCCAATACTGCTTCGCTGGGTGTGATGGGCAACTGGCAAAAAATATCGGAGCCTTCCAGCTTAAAGAATGGATGGGGAGCAACATCAATTTTCAAGTAAAGGTCGCCACCTGAAACACCCTGTCCCTTCAAGCGGACTCGTTGCCCAGTGACCATACCAGACGGCATATTCACTTCCAGTGATCGCCCATCTTCCAGCCGAATACGTTCCCGACCACCCAGGTAAGCCCGATCCAAAGGAACGGTTAAGCGAGCTTCTGCATCGCGGGGCTTAGTGCGGGGAACAGTGTAAGTGGTTTTAGTAGTGCCAGGACGAAAGGGTTCCTGAGCCGTACCAGCAGTGGATACGCCTTCCCGACGATTCAGCAATTGATCGACGAAGCTATTAAAATCGCTGAATTCGCCAAAATTGAAATCATCGGTTGCGCGATCGCTGCCGCGTCCGTTCCAACTGCGACCCACTGGCGATCGTCCACCCGTTTGAAAGCCCGGACGATTCCAATATCGTCCAAACTGGTCGTACTGTGTACGCTTACTCGGATCTGATAGCACTTCATAAGCTTCGTTGATCGATTTGAAGCGCTCTTCAGCCTCTTTGTTACCCGGGTTTAAGTCTGGATGGTACTGCCGAGCCAATTTTCGGAAGGACTTTTTGACTTCCTCTGCGGTAGCGTCTTTATTGACTCCTAAGATGTCGTAGTAATTCCGAAAGTTTTGCATAGAGACAGAAGTCAAAAAAAGGGAGTCAGGAGGTAGAAGAGAAGTTCAGGAGGGTAAAGGCGGGTAGTATTTAATCTTCCCAATCCAGCTCATGCGCTATTCATCTCTCCTACAACAATGATCAAAGCCATTCATCGTCGTCATCCCAGTTGTCTTGATACAGATTAGGGCGGGAATTTTGGGGAGGACGAGCAGAGGATGAGCGATTGGCACGACCACGAATGTCGCGGCTGGGTGACTGAGCACCAGAGGAAGAGCGATCGCTATCATAATACCGATCCTCCCGATTGCGACTAGTCAGTCGGCTATCCTGATTGTCCCGGTTGCTGTATCGACCCTCACTGCGAGATGAACCGTAGCTGTCTCGACTATTGGGTTCACGGCTACTATAGCTAGCTCGACTGCCATAACTATCCCGGCTATCGTAGCTATCCCGTGAGCTATAGCTATCCTGACTGTTGTAAGGTTCGCGATTACCGTCGGTGTCCCGTGAACTGTAGCGATCGCGGTTACTGTAGCTATCTCGATTATTGTAAGAATCACGGCTACCGTAACTATCTCGAGCGTTGGTATCGCGAGATTCGTAGCGATCACGGTTATCCCATTGGTCATCCTTCCAGCGGTCAGAACTGCTGCGAGACGACCCATAACCATAGTTAGTGTTGCTACTGCCATACCGACTGCTGCCATAGTTACTATTGGCGTAGCCACTGCTGCTGCTATAACCACTACTCCCGTAGCCGCTACTGCTGCCATAGCCACCATAACTGCGGCGATCGTCGTAATCGTAGTAATCATCGTCATCGTCAGTAAAGAAGCTCTTGATTGCACCCAGCAGGCTATCAGCTTCTTCCTCTTCTTTATTGCGCTGATACACTTCCCGAGTCAGGTCGGATAGAGCATCTTGCAGATCAGCTTGATAGCGATCAATCCCTCGTTCATCATTCTCTGCTAATGCCGTTTTCAGCTTTTGAGAAGCGGCTTCAATGCGACTACGATAACTGCTAACAAACTGCATACCAAAATCCAGAGTTGCTTCGCGCAGTTGCCGTTCAGCCTTGAGAATCAAGGATTCAGAATCATTGCGCTTCTGGACTTTCTCTTTCTTGAGGCGATCAGCTTCAGCAGCTTCTTGAGCATCGCGAATCATCCGGTTCACCTCGTCTTCGCTCAGGGTAGAAGCTCCCTGAATCGTGATGCTCTGTTCTCGGCCAGTAGTGCGATCCATAGCGGTGACTTGCAAAATGCCGTTTGCATCAATGTCAAATGCCACCTGAATCTGGGGAATACCGCGAGGTGCTGGTGGAATGCCAGTGAGTTTGAAGCGACCGAGAGATTTATTGCCCGATGCCATTTCTCGCTCACCTTGAAGTACGTGGATTTCAACAAGAGTTTGATTATCTTCTCCTGTCGAAAAAATATCCGATCGTCGCACAGGAATCGTCGTGTTGCGGGGAATCAATTTTTTCATCAAGCCACCGATCGTTTCTAAGCCCAGTGACAGTGGAGTTACATCCAGCAACAAAATATCTTTGACTTCGCCACCCAAAATTCCAGCTTGAATCGCCGCCCCCACTGCTACCACTTCATCCGGGTTCACATTCTGATTAGGTTCCCGGTCAATAAAACTGCGAACCAGTTGTTGCACGATGGGAATGCGGGTAGAGCCACCCACGAGTACTACTTCATCGATTTGGGCAGGATTAAGCCCAGCATCGCGCATTGCCTGTCGTACTGGACCGCGCAGCCGAGTTAGTAAATCCCCACATAGCCCTTCAAATTCAGCACGGGTCAGGCGAGTTTCGATGTGTTTGGGTCCGTCTTCAGTGGCTGTAATGAAGGGTAAGTTGATTTCAGTAACAGTCACTCCAGAAAGCTCGATTTTGGCTTTTTCTGCTGCTTCGGTTAGTCGTTGCAGAGATTGGCGATCGCGCCGCAAATCCACCCCTTCCTTCTCTAAAAATTGCTCTGCCAGCCAATCCACAATCTTTTTGTCGAAATCATTGCCGCCCAGTTGCGTATCACCTGCGGTAGCTTTGACCTCAAACACACCCTCACCCACTTCCAAAATTGAGACATCAAATGTGCCACCGCCCAGATCAAACACCAGAATGGTTTGGCTATCGCGCCGTTCTAAGCCGTAGGCAAGCGAGGCGGCTGTGGGTTCGTTCAAAATCCGCTTCACTTCCAATCCAGCAATCCGCCCAGCATCACGGGTTGCCTGCCGCTGCGAGTCGTTAAAGTAAGCCGGAACAGTAATAACAGCACCAGTGACGGGTTCTCCCAGGTAACGGCTAGCTTCTTCTGCCAGCTTTTTCAAAATCATCGCCGCCAATTCTTCCGGTGCAAACTCTCGTTGTAGCCGAGGACATTTAATTAGAATGTTGCCGTTCTCGCTTTTGCGGATGGTATAGGGCACTCGCTTCGACTCTGGCGTGAGTTCGGTGTATTTGCGCCCAATAAAACGCTTGATGCCGAAAAAAGTGTTCTGCGGGTCGAGCACTGCCTGACGACGCGCCAGTTGTCCTACCATGCGTTCACCGTCTTTGCTAAACCCAACGACGGAGGGAGTCGTCCGCATTCCCTCTGCATTTGCTATGACGACGGGTTTTCCACCCTCCATCACAGCAACCACTGAGTTTGTAGTACCCAAGTCTATGCCGACGACTCTTCCCATTCGCGTTTGTTCTCCCCTACTCTGCCCGACTAACGCAGATTTTTGCATCCATTGTATCGTGTCAATGAAATGTGTCTTGGCGATCGCATAAGGTCAACCAAGCCTTTGAATCGATAGCTTCAACTTAGCAATCCAACTCAGCAGTTGTTGAGAACGGAGAGAGAGGGATTCGAACCCTCGTTACAGTTACCCGTAAACAGCATTTCCAGTGCTGCGCCTTCAACCACTCGGCCATCTCTCCAAAAAGAGTTGCGCTGCATGAACAGCCACAGGATGATTATATTAGCAGAACTTCGTGTTACCCAGGTATCCAAAATTAGAATTCATGACTCGCTTTTACACCGTTCATATTCGCGATCGCCGCATTAACCAGACTTACACAATTCAAGCTCCAGAAGACCGCTATATTCTTCACACTGCTGAAAATCAAGGTGCGGATCTCCCCTTCGCTTGTCGCAATGGAGCCTGTACAACTTGTGCCGTGCGGGTGCTATCTGGAGAACTATATCAACCCGAAGCCATGGGGCTTTCCCCTGACTTGCAACGACAGGGATATGCTCTCTTGTGCGTCAGCTATGCCCGCTCTGATTTGGAAGTAGAAACCCAGGATGAAGACGAAGTTTATGAGCTGCAATTTGGGCAATATTTTGGCAAGGGTAAGGTAAGGAGAGGGTTACCGTTGGATGAGGATTAGGGATACTACCCACGCCCATCCAAGAATTGCTATATGCTGAATCTGGTTTGCTGAAGCTAGACTCAATCCTCAAAAAAGCATTGTTGTAATGATGCAGGGTGTATAGATGCTTCGCCGAGTCTTTGAGTGGGCTTAACTTGACAAAATTTATTCTGATTTCTAATTCCTTCTTGGCTTTTCTCCTTTTTCCCAAAAATGGCTGTTAACACCAACCAACTTCAAAACTTTCTCGACATTGCGACGGAAGCAGCTTATCTGGCAGGTGCTGTGCTACAAGACTACGCCGATAATCTGGAGCAGGTGCAGGAAAAAGGACGACCAGGTGATCTAGTTACTGAGGCTGACAAGGCTGCTGAAGCAACTATCCTGAATGTGCTGCATCGTTACTTGCCGGATCATGCGATCTTGGCAGAGGAATCTGGACAGATCGGCGATCGCAGCAGTTCCTTTCTCTGGGCAATCGATCCCCTCGATGGCACCACCAACTACGCTCATCGGTATCCCATTTCTGCAGTATCTATTGGCTTGATGATCGAAGGGATCCCACAAGTAGGGGTCATTTATGATCCATTTCGGCAAGAGCTATTTCAGGCGGCATCTGGGATGGGGGCAATCTGCAATCAACAACCGATTCAAGTCTCTTCAACGAGTGAACTCCAGAAAAGTTTGCTAGTGACTGGCTTTGCGTATGATCGCCATCAAACAGTCGATAATAACTATGCAGAGTTTTGCTATCTTACCCATCTGACTCAGGGCGTGAGGCGTAGTGGCTCTGCTGCCATGGATCTTGCCTATGTGGCATGTGGACGGTTAGATGGTTACTGGGAACGTGGGCTTTCCCCCTGGGATGTGACAGCAGGTGTGGTGATTTTGCAGGAAGCAGGGGGGGTCGTTACAGCTTACGACAGCAGTCCGTTTCAACTGAAAACAGGGCGAATTCTGGCAACCAATGGGCAGATTCACGCAAGTTTGAGTCGTGCCTTGCAGAATGTTCCACCAATTGAGGTTTGGGCAGACCGCGATCGCTTTAGTAAACTGTGCTAGCGCAGACTATAAGTGGTCAGATTACACTAGAGAGAACTCAACGGCAGTCAGGCGAGTATCACAATGTCTTTTCAAATTGATCGAGGGCTATTTCAGTTTGATTTTGTTGATCAGCACGCGGTTTTGGGAGTGCCCATTGATGCAGACACTCAAACCATCCGTAAGCGCTACCTCAAAATTGCTCGCCGACTGCATCCCGACAGTTGTGCTTCAGAAAGTGAGGATGACAAACAGCGTGCAAGCGAATTCTTGTCCAAACTTGTTAACCCCGCATGGGAAAAGCTTTCTCAAGAAAAAGAGCGAGTGGAGTACGATTTAGTTGTAAAGCTTAAAGCACAACAGGCAACCAAACAGGGTGGAATTGAACTTGGCAACCTAGGAAAAGAACTGTCCAGTGCCAGCAATCCTGATCATTTTTACCGGGCTTCCTTAAAAAACCTAGCAGAAAAGCAATTTGAGCATTTAGACCAGACTCTGGAAATCATTGGGCAGATTAGCGAACTGAATATGGTCTACCTCATGCGCAAAGAAGGACAGCCAGTCTTCACCACCAGGGATACAAAGAAGACGATTTACACCGGAAGCAATATTCCGGACTCCTCCCAGTCTTTCACTCCAACTCCTGCTAAAAGACCAGTGCAAACTTCGCCTCGCCGAGAGTCAGTTACTGAGCAGTACTATCGCCGAGCTGAAGGCTATGCTGCTAAAAATAATTTTGCTCAAGCAGTTTTGGAACTGCGCGATGCACTTCAGCTTGAACCCAAGAATAGTCGCTGTCATGCTTTGCTAGGGACAGTCTATTTACGACAGAATCAAGCCACTATGGCAAGAATTCATTTTGATAAAGCCCTCGAAACCGATCCTCAAAATGCAATGGCGATCGAGGGAAAGCAGAAACTGGAGCTATTACAGCAAAAAGCAACGGGGAAATCAGCAGGTACTGCTCAAGGAGCCAAAACCAGTGCAAAAGCCCCTGCACAAAAGCCTAGCCCGAAGTCGAACAAACCAGACGATAAGTCGGGCGGGGGACTGTTTGGTCTATTTGGTGGGAAGAAAAAGTAATGGTGTATCAGCCTCCGGTTGGAGCCAGGGATTTGTTACCCTTGGATGTCGCCCAAAAGCGTTGGATTGAGGATCGGCTGCAGCAAGTCTTTCATCGGTGGGGGTATCACCGGATTATCACGTCTACCCTGGAACGGCTTGATACCTTGATGGCAGGAGGTGCGGTTCAGCGTTCTACGGTTTTACAACTGCAAGAGAACGAAGAGGAGTTGGGGTTGCGCCCAGAGTTAACAGCGTCGATCGCCCGAACAGTGGTCACTCGCATGGCAGGAGCCACCCACCCCCTACGGCTTTATTACAACGCCAATGTGTTTCGTCGTGCCCAGGAAAACAGCCACAACCGTCAGCAAGAGTTTTATCAGGCTGGGGTGGAATTACTGGGTAACGGTGGATTGCTGGCAGATGCTGAAGTTTTGCTGCTGTTAGTGGATTGTTTACAAAACCTGGGCTTAAACCAGTGGTCGTTAGTTCTGGGAGAAGCGGGACTTACACGATCGCTGCTGTCAGCCTTTCCTGAAGCCCTGCAGTCTAAAATTCGCCAGGCGATCGCTCATCTTGACCGAGTCACCCTCGAGACCTTGCCTCTCTCGCCAGACTTGCGAAATCGTGCGCTGTTTCTTCTCGACCTGCGCGGTACCCCCACTGATGTTCTGCAAAAAGTTGCCCAACTCGATCTCAATCACTCCCAGCGCCAAAGCCTAGATAATCTCAAGTCCCTGGTTGATCTCTTGCAATCTGCCTCCACTTCCCCTACTTCCCCGCTCCCTTACTCACCTACGCTCCCTCTCATTCTTGACCTCAGCCTGATCCAAACCCTCGACTATTACACTGGCATTGTGTTTGAAGTTGTTAGCCAATCCCCTACTGGACTGCAAGTGCTGGGGCAGGGCGGACGGTATGACCAACTTTTGGGACTTTACGATCCGCAGGGGCAAACCTACCCTGGCATCGGCTTTGCCCTGCAAATCGAGCATTTGCATCAAGTTTTGGTTCCCACCGGACAATTACCGCCGCAAACCCCCGCAATTGATTGGTTGGTTGTTCCAGAAACTACTCAAGCCTATCCTCATGCACTTGCCTATGCCCAAAAGCTCCGGGCTGCTGCTAATCCGGTGCGAGTGGAGTTAGAGTTAGGCGATCGCACCAGATTGGAAATTTACGACTATACTCGTCATCGGCGCATTGGTAGCATTGCCTGGATTTCAACTCAGGGCGAAGCTAAAGTTGAAGCGATCAATCCTTCATAAAAAGTAGTGTAGGGTAGTAGTGTAGGGTATAAGGAAAAAATTTAAGATTGCGAAACCCCTATTCCCCAACCCCTTATCCTCTATCGAACTGTGCCTCATACAATTGTTACTGAAATTTGCGAAGGCGTTGCCGATTGTGTCGATGCTTGCCCAGTCGCTTGCATCCATCCCGGTCCTGGCAAGAATATGCAAGGCACCGATTGGTACTGGATTGATTTTTCCACCTGCATTGATTGTGGCATTTGCCTCCAGGTTTGCCCGGTTGCAGGGGCGATTGTGCCCGAAGAACGCCCTGATTTGCAGAAAACTCCCCAATAAACATTGCTATGTCTGATTTCGCGCCCATTCTTGAAGTTGAAAACGTTTTTGCTGGGTACGTCAAAGATCTAGACATTTTGCAAGGTGTTAACTTTCGGATTTATCCAGGCGAGTTGGTAGCAGTAATTGGTCCAAATGGAGCCGGAAAATCCACTCTGGCAAAAACTATTTTTGGCTTGCTGATACCGCACACGGGCAAGATTGTGTTTCAGGATGAAAACATTGTTGGGCTAAAGTCGGATGCGATCGTGCAGCGTGGAATGTGCTATGTACCGCAAATTGCCAATGTGTTTCGTTCTCTCACAGTGGAAGAAAACCTGGAGATGGGCGCGTTTGTGCTGGATGAACCGATTCAACCATTGAAAGAGGAAATCTTTTCGCGCTTTCCCAAACTGGCAGAACGGCGAAAGCAACGCGCAGGAACGCTGTCTGGTGGAGAACGGCAAATGCTGGCAATGGGTAGAGCTTTGATGCTGAAACCCAGTTTGCTGCTGCTGGATGAACCTTCGGCGGCATTGTCTCCCATTTTAGTGAACAGCGTGTTTGAGCAGATTCGAGAAATTAATCGCAGCGGAACAGCGATCGCCCTGGTAGAACAAAATGCCCGCAAAGCTCTGGAAATGGCAGATCGTGGCTATGTGTTGGAAGCAGGGAAAGATCGCTTTGAAGGACGTGGCATTGATTTATTGAATGATCCCAAAGTAGGCGAACTTTACCTGGGGGCAGCAAGAACACATTAGACTGCAGCTTATTGAGTCACCAAGCTAAAATAAGCGACTTAAACAAATCAACTTCTAATTCTCCCCATATAATTTTGTCTTGAATCAAGGGTTTCACCGAGATCATTTCTTCCGGCAAAAACTTTTTGTTAGACGCAAGTGTGTCTCGGATCAGTGTAAGTTCGTCGCCTGTTAAAACCCCATCTGCGAAGCAGAACCAGGTTTGTCCTGATGCTGGACATACTATAGAATACTTGAGCGTTTTCCTTTCTAAAGATGTCTTTAACCCTTCGGGCTGACCATTTGCAAGTAATGCGATCGCACGCTGAACAAGCCTATCCCAACGAATGTTGTGGGTTTATCCTTGGCATATTGGGGCAGCACACAGTGAAACAGGTCGTTGAAATTCGCGCTGTGGAAAATGCCTGGGATAAAGCCGCTGCGCTTGACTTACAAACTTGTGGCTTGGATGATGAACTCCCGCAATCCAAAACTCATCGTTATTGGGTTGATCCCCAAGAAACGCTAGCAGTGATGCGTGAAGCTCGGAGCCGTAATTTAGATATTATTGGGATCTATCACTCCCATCCGGATCATCCTGCGGTACCTTCCGAATGCGATCGCCAACTCGCCTGGCGGCAATACTCTTACGTCATCATCTCAGTTCAACAAGGTGCCGCTCAAGAACTGAGCAGTTGGCAACTCAGCGAAGTGCATCAGTTTCAACCTGAAGCGATCAAGCTTGCTCCCTCTCTCAATCAAGTAATGTCTACTCTCCCCATCCCCTAAACCCCCAACCCCCGTTTCTGCACTAACTCTTTATCTACCCTAATTCATCACTGCAAACACTGACTATGCTGAATCCCAACCTGGATGAAATCCAGCTCGAAAAAGAAGAATACGAACGCTATTCACGTCATTTGATCTTGCCGGAAGTGGGCTTAGAAGGTCAGAAACGGCTAAAAGCCGCCAGCGTTTTGTGCATTGGTACGGGTGGACTAGGTTCCCCATTGCTGCTGTACCTAGCTGCCGCTGGAATTGGTCGTATTGGGATCGTGGATTTCGACGTGGTTGATCGCTCTAACCTCCAGCGCCAGGTGATCCATGGCACATCCTGGGTCGGTAAACCTAAGATTGAATCTGCCAAAAATCGGATTCATGAAATCAACCCTTACTGCCAGGTAGATTTGTATGAAACCCGCCTGAGTTCTGAGAATGCCCTGCAAATCGCAGAACCCTACGACATTGTGGTAGACGGCACTGACAATTTCCCCACCCGTTATCTGGTGAATGATGCCTGTGTCCTGTTGGGTAAGCCCAACGTCTACGGCTCTATCTACCGCTTTGAAGGGCAGGCAACCGTTTTTAACTATGAAGATGGTCCCAACTATCGCGACCTATACCCCGAACCACCCCCACCTGGACTTGTCCCCTCCTGTGCTGAAGGGGGGGTGTTGGGAATTTTGCCAGGGATTATTGGTGTCATTCAAGCAACAGAAACCATCAAGATCATTCTGGGCAAAGGTACAACACTGAATGGTCGTTTGCTGCTATTCAATGCGCTGGATATGAAGTTCCGAGAGTTAAAATTGCGACCCAATCCAGAACGTCCGGTGATTGACAAACTGATCGATTACGAAACGTTCTGTGGCATCCCCCAGGCAAAAGCGGCTGAAGCCCAACAGCAATCTGATTTGCAGGAAATGACAGTGCAGGAACTGAAGCAACTGCTCGACAGCGGAGATGATGACTTTGTCTTAGTAGATGTGCGGAATCCTAATGAGTATGAAATTGCACGAATTCCTGGGTCTATTCTGATACCGCTCCCCGATATTGAGAATGGTAATGGGGTCGAGAAAGTGAAAGAACTACTGAACGGTCACAAATTGGTAGTGCACTGCAAAATGGGTGGACGCTCGGCAAAAGCATTGGGGATTTTGAAGCAAGCTGGTATTGATGGCATCAATGTGAAGGGTGGAATTGCTGCCTGGAGCAAAGAAGTTGATCCGTCAGTGCCAGAATACTAAACACCATCAAAGCTCTATATTTTGGAATGAAACTTGGAATGAAATTATTCGTAGGGGCGTTTAATAAAACGTCTCTACAATCGCGAATATCAGACTATTCATCCAGTTCCTTTGTTGGTTCAGCGGGAGGTTTAAATCCACGTTCAAAGGCGTAGCGAACGAGTTGTGAGCGATTTTCCAGTTCTAACTTGCTGAGGATGTTGCTAAGGTGAGTTTGTACCGTGCGAGGACTGACGAAGAGGCGATCGCCAATTTGCTTGTTCGTAAATCCTTGCACCACTTCCCAAAACACTTTTTCTTCGGCTGGGGTAAGTGGTAGCGGTTCTGGAGATGTCTGAGTCGGTTTAGTCGAT is a window of Leptolyngbyaceae cyanobacterium JSC-12 DNA encoding:
- a CDS encoding hypothetical protein (IMG reference gene:2510095330), whose translation is MTKRQTWIDQLNRYVFPLVVVGIGMYGTWDLIIQPLSKVQPPTNTCTTLLVNVTVLKPSSQPGQPPKKIQAPKGLPIVVPAGEKRIFLASVENPDEKSVIYQWRSTYGQFESRVTMEPQSIYTAPRSLVNDTITLEASVQGCAPAKRTIEIAVVPSANVPLSEQPFTPDPLATPTAPTTLPTIDPFAEPPKNTKNTNRQ
- a CDS encoding DnaJ-class molecular chaperone with C-terminal Zn finger domain (IMG reference gene:2510095331~PFAM: DnaJ C terminal region; DnaJ domain), which translates into the protein MQNFRNYYDILGVNKDATAEEVKKSFRKLARQYHPDLNPGNKEAEERFKSINEAYEVLSDPSKRTQYDQFGRYWNRPGFQTGGRSPVGRSWNGRGSDRATDDFNFGEFSDFNSFVDQLLNRREGVSTAGTAQEPFRPGTTKTTYTVPRTKPRDAEARLTVPLDRAYLGGRERIRLEDGRSLEVNMPSGMVTGQRVRLKGQGVSGGDLYLKIDVAPHPFFKLEGSDIFCQLPITPSEAVLGGSIEVPTLDGLVKMSIPPGVRSGQRLRLANKGYPINGDRGDQIVEIQIVIPKELSEQERELYEKLRQLETFDPRANLPV
- a CDS encoding chaperone protein DnaK (IMG reference gene:2510095332~PFAM: Hsp70 protein~TIGRFAM: chaperone protein DnaK); translated protein: MQKSALVGQSRGEQTRMGRVVGIDLGTTNSVVAVMEGGKPVVIANAEGMRTTPSVVGFSKDGERMVGQLARRQAVLDPQNTFFGIKRFIGRKYTELTPESKRVPYTIRKSENGNILIKCPRLQREFAPEELAAMILKKLAEEASRYLGEPVTGAVITVPAYFNDSQRQATRDAGRIAGLEVKRILNEPTAASLAYGLERRDSQTILVFDLGGGTFDVSILEVGEGVFEVKATAGDTQLGGNDFDKKIVDWLAEQFLEKEGVDLRRDRQSLQRLTEAAEKAKIELSGVTVTEINLPFITATEDGPKHIETRLTRAEFEGLCGDLLTRLRGPVRQAMRDAGLNPAQIDEVVLVGGSTRIPIVQQLVRSFIDREPNQNVNPDEVVAVGAAIQAGILGGEVKDILLLDVTPLSLGLETIGGLMKKLIPRNTTIPVRRSDIFSTGEDNQTLVEIHVLQGEREMASGNKSLGRFKLTGIPPAPRGIPQIQVAFDIDANGILQVTAMDRTTGREQSITIQGASTLSEDEVNRMIRDAQEAAEADRLKKEKVQKRNDSESLILKAERQLREATLDFGMQFVSSYRSRIEAASQKLKTALAENDERGIDRYQADLQDALSDLTREVYQRNKEEEEADSLLGAIKSFFTDDDDDYYDYDDRRSYGGYGSSSGYGSSGYSSSSGYANSNYGSSRYGSSNTNYGYGSSRSSSDRWKDDQWDNRDRYESRDTNARDSYGSRDSYNNRDSYSNRDRYSSRDTDGNREPYNSQDSYSSRDSYDSRDSYGSRASYSSREPNSRDSYGSSRSEGRYSNRDNQDSRLTSRNREDRYYDSDRSSSGAQSPSRDIRGRANRSSSARPPQNSRPNLYQDNWDDDDEWL
- a CDS encoding ferredoxin, (2Fe-2S) (IMG reference gene:2510095334~PFAM: 2Fe-2S iron-sulfur cluster binding domain~TIGRFAM: ferredoxin [2Fe-2S]); the encoded protein is MTRFYTVHIRDRRINQTYTIQAPEDRYILHTAENQGADLPFACRNGACTTCAVRVLSGELYQPEAMGLSPDLQRQGYALLCVSYARSDLEVETQDEDEVYELQFGQYFGKGKVRRGLPLDED
- a CDS encoding inositol monophosphatase/fructose-1,6-bisphosphatase family protein (IMG reference gene:2510095335~PFAM: Inositol monophosphatase family), producing MAVNTNQLQNFLDIATEAAYLAGAVLQDYADNLEQVQEKGRPGDLVTEADKAAEATILNVLHRYLPDHAILAEESGQIGDRSSSFLWAIDPLDGTTNYAHRYPISAVSIGLMIEGIPQVGVIYDPFRQELFQAASGMGAICNQQPIQVSSTSELQKSLLVTGFAYDRHQTVDNNYAEFCYLTHLTQGVRRSGSAAMDLAYVACGRLDGYWERGLSPWDVTAGVVILQEAGGVVTAYDSSPFQLKTGRILATNGQIHASLSRALQNVPPIEVWADRDRFSKLC
- a CDS encoding DnaJ-class molecular chaperone with C-terminal Zn finger domain (IMG reference gene:2510095336~PFAM: DnaJ domain), which encodes MSFQIDRGLFQFDFVDQHAVLGVPIDADTQTIRKRYLKIARRLHPDSCASESEDDKQRASEFLSKLVNPAWEKLSQEKERVEYDLVVKLKAQQATKQGGIELGNLGKELSSASNPDHFYRASLKNLAEKQFEHLDQTLEIIGQISELNMVYLMRKEGQPVFTTRDTKKTIYTGSNIPDSSQSFTPTPAKRPVQTSPRRESVTEQYYRRAEGYAAKNNFAQAVLELRDALQLEPKNSRCHALLGTVYLRQNQATMARIHFDKALETDPQNAMAIEGKQKLELLQQKATGKSAGTAQGAKTSAKAPAQKPSPKSNKPDDKSGGGLFGLFGGKKK